The genomic region AGTTTTCGTCGGCGGCAACGCAGCAGCCGCTACATGTTGCCTTAAGCCTCACCTTCTTTCTGAACCAGTGGTATGGAATAGTGCAAACTCTCGCGGCCTGAAATTGTATCTGCCGTTTCCAGAAAGTGTTGTTGTTGTGCGATATTTCTTCCTCATCGACCGGCTTTCACGCGAAGTTGAACACACGAGTCCCGACGTCTGCTGCCTGCTGGGTATTGTCGGCCTGTGTGACTTCCGAGAGACTGCGCCCAGTAGTGACAGTGCTAAGCGCAACCCTGCAGGAGTGCTTGGTATGCTGCtagtcgagcttctcgaagCCTTGGTCAAAACATGCAGAGCGCAAGTTCTGTAGCAGCGTCAGGGTGCCAAGGTGAGATCGGATCGGTACGTGCTGGGTTGTCAGTGGTCTTGTGCAGGTAGCTTCTTCTGATTTGTGCTTGATGCCCGCCGGGTTGTCACCGACACTGTCAAGAAACATCAGCCGCTTGGCTCCTGCGCTGGTGCGACCAGAGACCACCACGCGCCTTTATGCTGTGCAGCCTCATCACCGACAGCGGACACATGTACAGCAGACGTGACACTGTAGTGGGAGTGTGTGCACATACATTGAGTAGTATATGGTTCAATCTTCATCAATCGTCAGGCCGGCAGCGAAGACTCGAAAGGGCTAGCGCATCGACTCAACTCTCTCCACTCCACCACTCTACACACTCGCTCTCTCCGCTGCACGCACCTCGCGCGCACCACATACAGCGCGCACCCGCCGACTCCCATCTTCCTCGACCGTCGATGCAGCCTCCTTGACCGCAACCGCCTCGCTCGGCGCCAAGCGCGTATCCTCGTACACCCGTCACTGATGTTCACGACCTGGCGACGGCGATGTTTCATGAAATCGCTGCGCGCCAGCTATGGACCCTACCGACTCGGACCCAGGACAGCACGCCTGCGCATTGCACCCCCTTCACGCTCCCGAGCAACGGCGTCATCCAGCTCGGTGACGCCTCCGCCATCACCTTGACCAACGATGTCGTCTTCCAGCCAGAATGCACGGGCACCACGAACGGGGAGGTCCTGTTCACTGGCCACCTCAAGGACCCCTTCTATGCCTCCACGATCCCTATGGTCTACGTGATATCGGCCGCGACCGTCATCGCATGGGTGCTGGTGGTCATGCTGACCATCACACCGCGGACGTCATTCTTCGGCGTTCCGACTTCGTCTCAGCCATTTGGTGGTGGCCATGGCATTATTGGAGGAGCAAATGGAGGATCAGTGGGCTTGGTCGGCTCGGGATCAAGGCCATGGCTGCAAAAGGTCGCTACGATAGCCGTGGCCATATCACTCACAATTGCGACGGCGGACACACTGGAAGTGGCCGAGCGGCAATACTACAAAGGATACATGGATGCCGAATCGTTGCGGAAACAGGTTCTAGGGTCTTTGGAGATTCGAATAACGCGTGTCGTCTCGGACATTTTCCTATGGCTTGCACAGGTCCAGACACTAATACGGCTCTTCCCACGGCACAAGGAGAAAGTGCTCATTAAATGGATTGGCTTCGTCCTGATCATACTGGACACGATATTTTCGTGTCTGAACTCCTTTCTGATCAACTCCACAGTACATGGAAGGAGATTCCTGGATGCGATACCTGCTCTGTCCTATCTTTTTGAACTGGCCCTTGGACTTCTGTATGCAGCATGGGTCATGTACTACTCGCTGACCAAACGGCAATATGCCTTCTACCACCCGAAGATGCGCAGCATTCTACTAATTGCCGTGCTCGGTCTCGTGTCAATCCTGACTCCCGTGGTCTTCTTTGTCACTGATGTATCGAACCAGGATGTCGCAGGATGGGGAGATTACTTCAGATGGGTGGGAGCCGCTGCTGCTAGTGTGGTCGTCTGGGAGTGGGTAGACCGGATAGAGGCACTGGAGAGGGACGATAAAAAGGATGGCATTCTGGGAAGAGAGATTTTTGAGGGAGACGAGATGCTGGATGTCATGCCTACAGAAGCTTCACCGTGGAGCGAAAGTCGAGCTTTGCGGCGGAACTTTCGGAGAAGATTGGGCGGTGGTGGAGACGATGCTGGAGGCGGGAACGAAGCCAGCGCTGCTGAGCACGGGTTAAGCGGTGTTGGTCACCAATTCCACCGCTCACGACATCAGCAGTCACCGCAACACTTTCCCCTGGGACGAGCACATTCGAGCTCGCTGCAGAACTCAAGTAGCGATCATCAGGGTCAACCTGGCCTTCGCTTGAACACAGTCACATTTGACGAACAACAAACGCATCGACGAAGCAGGACTTTCACCGGGATCACTCCGCCACCACCGGTTGTCAGTCCTGTCAGCAGGTCTGACACTACAAGTGCAGCAAGCACCGTTTATGTTGTGCGATACGACCATACTGTTACTGATGTGCCTCAGCCCATCCGACGGGGACTAAATGCCAGTCGCAATGGAAATAAGCAGAGCAAAACTGGTCGCCAAAATCAGGACAACAATAACGAAAAGGACATTATAGAAGAAGAGGAGGATGCACGTCCGAACCGCAACCGCGAGTCGCGCTTGTGGAACGCAGTACCAAACCCTTTCAAACGAAAACGTACCTCACCGCCTCAGGAGATACAACGAGCTCGTGCTGCAGCGGGTGAGGATCGAGCTCTCACGCCCTCCGCGATGAAGAATCGACTCGGTGCGCTTGCTGCTGAGACTGGAGAACGGTTCCGTGACCGACGTTTTGGACGGAACCCGAGCATAGCCCTGCCAGTGACAGTCATTCCTGCCCAGCCAAGGGGCAGTGGCAGGACCTGGAGCCCAGACGAGCATGCGATAGTTGGCACGCCTGCGCCAGTCCTAGATGCGACAGCAAACACCACGACTGACATGCCGCCCAGTTCGGGCGGCACGACCTCTACGACACTAACAGCGAACGATCAAGATCCGACTGATGGCAGGGCTTTATACTCGGGGGCTACTCCACTTCCGCATCCTGCAACAGCTACAGGAAGGACTGTTATGACCCCTGGCAGAGAAGGGCCACCTCGTGCGGACGATATCAGTCCTGTTGCTGGTCTTGGTGGGACGATAGTTGTTCCCGCGCCGCCCCGGCGGACACCTTCTCACGCGAACACATCAACTTCTCCTGTTAATGACAGCAGGGCAAGTTCGGCACTGAATGGGAACGGGACCCCTCCCAACGGGTAGAAGTCTTTGTTGGGAAAAGTCTTGGATTATGATATGATGGATTTAGCGCGGCGCTGGCGGCTTTGGGTATACCATGGTGGGTTCTTAGACGACGTGGATCTAGCAGTCGCAGACCACTGGTTATGACAGCACAAGAGAGGGCTCTTGTGAGACGATAGTGTAGATATGCAGCGACATGTACATATTGAGACCTTTGCACAAAGACGATGCTCATGGATGTTTGGGGGATTGATCGACCATCTCCTCGCACGCACGTGGCAGAGCTGAATGATGAAATCGTGGCGTCGAGCTTGTGTGCACGACCTTGGAAGATGCGGCTGTGCGCGGCGACGGGACTCGATACCTCTGCACATGTTCCTTGCCGTCCAGCTGTTGCCTATCCTCTTGGGTCGTAGCTCCAGCTGGTGCGTGTCTCTGACAGTGGTAGCATTTCGCTTGTACATATCCATTGCACGTGTATAATCACGATCCACTGCATTCTGTTGTTATCGCAACGCACGCACGACTTCTCCAATCCCTGCAACTCCCACAGCAGCGCACAGTCGCCATGTCTCTGTTTGGAGACGACCCAGATGCGCCTTCCAGCAACGCGCAGAGCAAATCGAAATCGAGTCTCTTCGACGACGAGGCAGGCTCGACGTCCAAGACGACTTTGAGCTCCATCTTCGCCGACAACACGGCCGAGAGCAACGACGACTCGCCCTGGGGGTTCACGCCGAGCAAAAAGAGCGGTGGCAGAGGCAGCTTGGTCAAGTCATTGCTAGCAGACGCGGATATGCCTGATCTGTATGTTGATACATTCGACGCACTGCAAGAAAGAGGAACAGTCAGCCGGCAGGATTGCGAGCAGCTGATCAAGGGCTCCGGTGTGAGTGCAGGTGATCAGAGCAAGATCTGGAACATCATCGGACAGGGCGAGCGACAGCAGAGAAGCGAGTTCAGTGTCTTTCTGGCATTGGTCGGACTTGCGAAAGAGGGCGAGGAGTTGAGCCTCGACGCCGTGGACGAGAGACGGAGGAAACTGCCGGTCCTCAGCCTGCCAAACATGCAATCGAACGCCTCACAAGCGCTGCCACCTGCGACTCCAACTAAACAGCCGGAAGTCATGGCTGGCGCGGAGTCGTCTCCGGAGCATGCGCAAAAGAATGGAAGGCAGCCATCATTTGGCGCTGGGTTCGGTAGCGATCCATGGGCAAGTCCAGAGATGCACAAGGGACATGGGCATCTCAATGGAGTAGGTGCTACGCATAGAACGACGAGCAGCTTCACGACGAACACTGCCGACCCTGGCGAGTCAGCCGATAGCTATAGCAATGGACAAACCGTCAACACCGGTAGCGTTGCGGGAAGTTGGGGCGGTACGACTGCCTTCGCAGCGAGCAACGCAGGGGGCTTTGGCAATGCTGCTCCCAGCGGAGACGATCACGGCTTTGGCGACGAAGGTAATGGTTCAGGCACAGTGAGACGAACTACACCTCAACCTCGCCCAGCTGTCAGATCTGGCACTGATGAGCTTGTCACCGTGAACTTGCTAGACGAGAAGGAGGGCATGTTCTTGTTTCAGCACAGGAACTACGAAGTTGCCTCAATCAGACGCAATAGCAAGGTCATCCGGAGGTACAGCGACTTCGTGTGGCTGCTCGATTGCCTTCACAAAAGATATCCGTTTCGACAATTACCGCTGCTGCCGCCAAAACGAGTGGCAATCAATGGGAACCACATCGCGGCTGATCAGACTTTTCTCGAGAAGCGAAGGCGTGGATTGGCGCGGTTTGTGAATGCCCTCGTGCGGCATCCTATCCTACGGGAGGAGCAGCTGGTTGTGATGTTCTTGACAGTACCAACGGTAGATGCACGGTCCTCTCTTGCTGTGCTGCAATCATCGCTAACATCTTTCCTAGGAACTGGCGGTCTGGCGAAAGCAAGCTACCATCAGCGTGCAAGAGGAATTCGTTGGCAGATCGTTGCCACCCTCGCTCGAAGACAGCTTGCCGCAGAATCTTCAAGACACCTTCGACACTGTGAGATCCGGCGCGAAGCGCAGTGCAGACCTTTACATCAACCTGTGTAACCTTGTGGAAAGGGTCTGCAAACGCAAGGAAGGCATTGCGGCCGAGTATGGGCGGCTCAACCTCAACTTGATAACACTTACCGAAACCAGCAACAACACCTACGCCATCGACACGAATGATGTCCCTTTACTGAACGAGGGTATCAAAAGCACCGCTAAGCACATTGCTGCTTCGCAGACTCTTCTTGAGGATGAGGCTCGAGCGTGGGACGAAGGCGTGCTGGAGGACCTGAAGACGATGCGCGATTCGCATGTCAGCATGCGGGACATGTTTGACCGAAGAGACCGCTACGCCAAAGACAACATCCCACAGCTTGAGAAGCGGATCCAGCAGAATGAGCAGAAACTTCAGAACATACGCAACAAGGGCGATGCAGCCAAGCCTGGTGAGGCGGACAAGGTGTCGAACGCGATCACGGCGGTATGTCGCAAATTCAATGCTCGATTGCGTGAGCTAATGA from Fulvia fulva chromosome 2, complete sequence harbors:
- a CDS encoding Sorting nexin mvp1, with translation MFHEIAARQLWTLPTRTQDSTPAHCTPFTLPSNGVIQLGDASAITLTNDVVFQPECTGTTNGEVLFTGHLKDPFYASTIPMVYVISAATVIAWVLVVMLTITPRTSFFGVPTSSQPFGGGHGIIGGANGGSVGLVGSGSRPWLQKVATIAVAISLTIATADTLEVAERQYYKGYMDAESLRKQVLGSLEIRITRVVSDIFLWLAQVQTLIRLFPRHKEKVLIKWIGFVLIILDTIFSCLNSFLINSTVHGRRFLDAIPALSYLFELALGLLYAAWVMYYSLTKRQYAFYHPKMRSILLIAVLGLVSILTPVVFFVTDVSNQDVAGWGDYFRWVGAAAASVVVWEWVDRIEALERDDKKDGILGREIFEGDEMLDVMPTEASPWSESRALRRNFRRRLGGGGDDAGGGNEASAAEHGLSGVGHQFHRSRHQQSPQHFPLGRAHSSSLQNSSSDHQGQPGLRLNTVTFDEQQTHRRSRTFTGITPPPPVVSPVSRSDTTSAASTVYVVRYDHTVTDVPQPIRRGLNASRNGNKQSKTGRQNQDNNNEKDIIEEEEDARPNRNRESRLWNAVPNPFKRKRTSPPQEIQRARAAAGEDRALTPSAMKNRLGALAAETGERFRDRRFGRNPSIALPVTVIPAQPRGSGRTWSPDEHAIVGTPAPVLDATANTTTDMPPSSGGTTSTTLTANDQDPTDGRALYSGATPLPHPATATGRTVMTPGREGPPRADDISPRTVAMSLFGDDPDAPSSNAQSKSKSSLFDDEAGSTSKTTLSSIFADNTAESNDDSPWGFTPSKKSGGRGSLVKSLLADADMPDLYVDTFDALQERGTVSRQDCEQLIKGSGVSAGDQSKIWNIIGQGERQQRSEFSVFLALVGLAKEGEELSLDAVDERRRKLPVLSLPNMQSNASQALPPATPTKQPEVMAGAESSPEHAQKNGRQPSFGAGFGSDPWASPEMHKGHGHLNGVGATHRTTSSFTTNTADPGESADSYSNGQTVNTGSVAGSWGGTTAFAASNAGGFGNAAPSGDDHGFGDEGNGSGTVRRTTPQPRPAVRSGTDELVTVNLLDEKEGMFLFQHRNYEVASIRRNSKVIRRYSDFVWLLDCLHKRYPFRQLPLLPPKRVAINGNHIAADQTFLEKRRRGLARFVNALVRHPILREEQLVVMFLTVPTELAVWRKQATISVQEEFVGRSLPPSLEDSLPQNLQDTFDTVRSGAKRSADLYINLCNLVERVCKRKEGIAAEYGRLNLNLITLTETSNNTYAIDTNDVPLLNEGIKSTAKHIAASQTLLEDEARAWDEGVLEDLKTMRDSHVSMRDMFDRRDRYAKDNIPQLEKRIQQNEQKLQNIRNKGDAAKPGEADKVSNAITADKQSIVEQHARGVFIKECVRDELLHFQNTQYTVSRLHQDWAQERVKYSELQADNFRGLVDSVEGMPQGD